The nucleotide sequence GCCTCTTTAACCGGATGCCCTTCCTGGACAAAACGATAACAGTTTTCAATAATGACAATTGCATCGTCAACGATCATTCCGAGAACCAGAACGAGTCCGAAAAGCGAGCTTCCGCTTAAGGTCATGCCGGTCTGTTTCATAAAAATAAATGTCAACATAAACGTCACCGGAATTCCGATGGCTGCAAAAATGGCGTTTCTCGGACCAATAAAAATGTACAGACAAATCACCACCAGAACCAGGCCTATGACAGCGTTGTTTTGTAGAATTCCGAGAAATTCTTTGATTTGAATGGAGGAATCATTGGTAACGGTCAGCTCGACATCTTGGGGAACGCGGTCTTTCTTGTACTGAGCAACCAGCTCTTTTATCTCGTCAATAATTTTGATGGAATTGCCTTCCCTCTTTTTGGTCACGCTGATGGTTAGAGCATCTTCGCCGTTGAACCGCGAGATAATGACATCGTTTCGGGTAATCGTATCCCGAATCTCCGCGACATCTTCAACCCGCACATGGTGCCCCAAAGGATTGGCCTTGATGATGACTTTCTTGAGCTCTTCAATTTTGTCGATTTCACCGACCGTGCGAACCATGACTTCCCAGCGCCCCATGTTGATGTCGCCGGCGGGCAAATCGATGTTCTTGGCCCGAATGGCTTCCATGACCTGACTCAAAGCCAGATCGTAGCTCTGCAATTTAACCGGGTCGATCTCTACCCAAATTTCGCGCTCACCCCGGCCGAAAATTTGGCATTTAGCAACATGCTTAATCTCTAAAATATCATCGCGTAAATCTTCGGCGAGCTCTTTCATCCTTTTTTCGGAAATCAGGCCGCTCAAAACCACACTCACCATTGGGATAAAATCCTGCATGGTGTAGTTGAAAATCAATGGATCCTTTGCGCCTTCCGGGAAATCAACTTTTTCTATTTCCGTACGCACATCCTGCAGGCGTTTGTCAAATTCATAATCCGACATGGTCTCGAATTTTATCCAGACCAGAGCAGCATTCTCGCGCGAAATAGAGGTGATGTTGTCGATGCCATCAATATCACGCACTTCCTTTTCGACTTTATTGGTGATGAGTTTCTCGGTATCTTCGGGAGAAAATCCGGGGGCACCGGTCCACACGAATATCCACGGAAAGGAAATATCCGGGTTCATCTCTCTTGGCAGAGTAAACAAAGAATATGTGCCCATAACAATGGAGGCAATCATGATGATGTTGACCAGGACAGGATTTTTTATGGAGATTTTTGCAATGCTCATTTGACTTCCCACAACAAATTAAAACCACAATTGAACACGATTTTAAACCCATTGAAAAAAAATAAACTTCCCCTACTCATCTCGTTCCCATGCACCTTGAATATAAGTCATAAGAACTCCAGGTATATTGTTTAATTGGGGTAAATTAAAAAATTAATAACAAATTATCAACCCAGACTTTTCACACACTCTGTCTGCGTGGGAACGTTGACATGGATAGCCACGCTTGTTCTATCGCGGAACATTGGAACGAGATAAATAGGACCCCTTGACTTAAGTGACCCACTACATTATATTCTGTACGTTTTATTCGATATTTCAAAAGCCAAATGTCCACGAAACAAGAACCCAAACCCAACTTGCTCGAAGTCATCGGCGATGAATTTGCAATCACCAGAGGCTCGCCAACTCCGCTTGGCGCTTCAGCTCAGAAGAGTGGAATTAATTTTGCCATTTTCTCGAAACATGCGACTTCGGTAACCCTGGTGTTATTTATTTCCGGCGAGCATGAACCGGTCGCCGAGATACCTTTGGACCGGGATCTAAACCAGACAGGCGATATTTGGCACATCTTCATTCACGGACTGGAACCGGAAATCCGCTACTGTTTTCGGGCGAATCGTCAATCCAATAAAAATGAAAAAGTGCACCGGTTTAACAAGTCTCACCTCCTTTTGGATCCGTACGCCAAAGCATTTTCCGGGGCTTCCAAATGGGGGCAGACTTATCAACGAAATGGGTCATCTAAACCAACCCGGTCGCAAAACCTGAGACGCGGCCTCGTGGTTGAGGAAAATTTTGATTGGCAAAATGACCAGCCCTTGAACAGAGCATTGGCGGATTCAATTATTTACGAGCTGCATGTCCGGGGGTTTACGCGTCACGCTTCGGCAAAAGTTAAAAGTCCGGGGACATTCGCCGGACTCATCGAAAAAATTCCTTACCTCAAAGATCTGGGAATTACGGCGGTTGAACTGCTGCCGATTAATGAGTTTGAAGAAATCGAAGGGTACCGCTTTAGTCCGAAAACCCGCGAACGCCTGCTTAATTTTTGGGGGTACAATTCAATCGGCTTTTTTGCCCCAAAAGCGTCCTATGCAAATGATAGCCGGAACGGTAACCAGGTCAAAGAATTCAAAACGCTTGTGAAGGCGATGCATGACGCCGGAATCGAAGTTATTCTGGATATGGTTTTTAATCACACCGCCGAGGGCAATGAGCGCGGCCCGGTTTACAATTTCAAGGGGCTGGATAATTCGGTTTATTATATCATCGATCCTGAAACCGGACGGTATCACAACTATTCCGGCTGCGGCAATACGCTGAATTGCAATCACCCGGTGGTTCGCGATTTGATTCTGGACTGCTTGCGCTACTGGGTCACAGAAATGCATGTGGACGGTTTTCGCTTCGACCTGGCCTCGATTTTTGGACGGGGTCAAGACGGCTCTGTCTTAGCAAATCCGCCACTCATCGAAAGAATTGCCCATGACCCGACCCTGGCAAACACCAAGCTCATTGCTGAAGCCTGGGACGCGGCCGGGTTGTATCAAGTAGGCAGCTTCCCGGCCTGGGGTCGCTGGGCGGAATGGAACGGCAAATTTAGAGACGATATCAGAAGTTTTGTTATAGGCGAGCCCGGCATGGTTTCAGCGCTGACAAAAAGATTATCGGGAAGCGCGGATTTGTACCAGGGAAGCGGGCGAGCACCTTATCACAGCATTAATTTTATAACCAGTCACGATGGGTTCACTTTGGCCGATCTCGTTTCTTATAATAAAAAGCACAACCAAGAAAATGGCGAAAGCAACCGGGATGGCAGCGACCACAATTTGAGCTGGAATTGCGGCCATGAAGGCCCAAGCGATTCTGAAGAAATTAACTCGCTTCGCCTGCGCCAAACAAAAAACCTGGCGGCGCTGAATTTGCTTTCCCATGGCGTTCCAATGATTCTGGCCGGCGATGAATTTGGCCGAACCCAAAGAGGAAACAGCAATGCCTATTGCCAGGATAACGAAATTAGCTGGCTTAATTGGCATACGGCCGAAGTTCATTATGGATTGCTTCGTTTTTTTAAACTGCTCATTCAATTCCGCAGGCAGCATCCGAATCTCCGGCGCATGAGTTTTGCCCAGGATGAAGAACAGCCGCCGGTCATTAGCTGGCATGGCGTTCAACTAAGGGACCCGGACTTTTCACACGACTCAAGATCGATTGCGATGCACATTCACTCCAATTCCACTGATAATGACCTCTTCCTGATCGCCAATGCCTATTGGGAAGCCCTAACT is from candidate division KSB1 bacterium and encodes:
- the glgX gene encoding glycogen debranching protein GlgX; its protein translation is MSTKQEPKPNLLEVIGDEFAITRGSPTPLGASAQKSGINFAIFSKHATSVTLVLFISGEHEPVAEIPLDRDLNQTGDIWHIFIHGLEPEIRYCFRANRQSNKNEKVHRFNKSHLLLDPYAKAFSGASKWGQTYQRNGSSKPTRSQNLRRGLVVEENFDWQNDQPLNRALADSIIYELHVRGFTRHASAKVKSPGTFAGLIEKIPYLKDLGITAVELLPINEFEEIEGYRFSPKTRERLLNFWGYNSIGFFAPKASYANDSRNGNQVKEFKTLVKAMHDAGIEVILDMVFNHTAEGNERGPVYNFKGLDNSVYYIIDPETGRYHNYSGCGNTLNCNHPVVRDLILDCLRYWVTEMHVDGFRFDLASIFGRGQDGSVLANPPLIERIAHDPTLANTKLIAEAWDAAGLYQVGSFPAWGRWAEWNGKFRDDIRSFVIGEPGMVSALTKRLSGSADLYQGSGRAPYHSINFITSHDGFTLADLVSYNKKHNQENGESNRDGSDHNLSWNCGHEGPSDSEEINSLRLRQTKNLAALNLLSHGVPMILAGDEFGRTQRGNSNAYCQDNEISWLNWHTAEVHYGLLRFFKLLIQFRRQHPNLRRMSFAQDEEQPPVISWHGVQLRDPDFSHDSRSIAMHIHSNSTDNDLFLIANAYWEALTFELPKLDQPWVRVLDTRLPSPDDIAEINKEIKLPQQASCQIHSRSVVLLMAK